In one Actinomycetota bacterium genomic region, the following are encoded:
- the nusG gene encoding transcription termination/antitermination factor NusG, with the protein MAKKWYVIHTYSGYENKVRTNLLHRIESMGMQDRIFDVFIPKESETAIKGGGRKVTQEKKVFPGYILVQMELDEDSWYVVRNTPGVTGFVGSQAKPVALSRTEVDRIRKRTLAGAKPRTSTDFVEGMSVKVTSGPFADFDGIIAEVNPDQGKVRVMLSIFGRETPVELEFDKVSKI; encoded by the coding sequence ATGGCGAAGAAGTGGTACGTCATCCACACCTACTCGGGCTACGAGAACAAGGTGCGCACGAACCTGCTCCACCGCATCGAGTCGATGGGCATGCAGGACCGCATCTTCGACGTCTTCATCCCCAAGGAGTCCGAGACCGCGATCAAGGGCGGCGGCCGCAAGGTCACGCAGGAGAAGAAGGTCTTCCCTGGCTACATCCTCGTGCAGATGGAGCTCGACGAGGACTCCTGGTACGTCGTGCGCAACACGCCGGGCGTGACCGGGTTCGTCGGGTCGCAGGCCAAGCCGGTGGCCCTCTCGCGCACTGAGGTCGACCGCATCCGCAAGCGCACGCTGGCGGGCGCGAAGCCGCGCACCTCGACCGACTTCGTCGAGGGCATGTCGGTGAAGGTCACCTCGGGCCCGTTCGCCGACTTCGACGGCATCATCGCCGAGGTCAACCCCGACCAGGGCAAGGTGCGCGTCATGCTGTCCATCTTCGGGCGCGAGACGCCCGTGGAGCTCGAGTTCGACAAGGTGTCCAAGATCTAG
- the sigH gene encoding RNA polymerase sporulation sigma factor SigH yields the protein MLVDVGGARRRYDPARETDLVAAAQAGDERASALLFERYRPFIRCKARSYFLAGADREDVVQEGMIGLYKAIRDYDPSRQSSFRSFAELCVTRQLITAIKTATRHKHAPLNSYVSLSKPASVEEEGERLLSDILAAKEVCDPAELVISAWETASISAGFTDALSALETDVLRLYVDGRSYNEIAESLDRHVKSIDNALQRIKRKMEIQVRRCEAC from the coding sequence ATGCTGGTGGATGTCGGGGGTGCCCGTCGCCGGTACGATCCGGCGAGGGAGACGGACCTGGTCGCCGCAGCCCAGGCGGGTGACGAACGCGCGAGCGCGCTCCTCTTCGAGCGGTACCGGCCGTTCATCCGGTGCAAGGCTCGCTCGTACTTCCTCGCCGGCGCCGACCGCGAGGACGTCGTCCAGGAGGGCATGATCGGCCTGTACAAGGCGATCCGCGACTACGACCCGTCCCGCCAGTCCAGCTTCCGCTCGTTCGCGGAGCTCTGTGTCACCCGGCAGCTCATCACCGCGATCAAGACGGCGACCCGCCACAAGCACGCCCCGCTGAACAGCTACGTCTCGCTGTCGAAGCCTGCGTCGGTCGAGGAGGAGGGCGAGCGGCTGCTCTCGGACATCCTCGCGGCGAAGGAGGTCTGCGACCCAGCGGAGCTCGTCATCTCCGCGTGGGAGACCGCCAGCATCAGTGCCGGGTTCACCGATGCACTCTCAGCGCTGGAGACCGACGTGCTGCGCCTGTACGTCGACGGCCGCTCGTACAACGAGATCGCCGAATCGCTCGATCGGCACGTTAAGTCGATCGACAACGCGCTCCAGCGCATCAAGCGCAAGATGGAGATCCAGGTCCGTCGCTGCGAGGCCTGCTGA
- a CDS encoding adenylate/guanylate cyclase domain-containing protein — MARRIAPRRNGAFLGWIRAAVFFAVTIGALNSMDFYPGGVDWLLALLAGVLGIFSPGLGVLAFVVAAAVPLAASDLVVAGVFLVVGFAAVQYLGQSDARAFVVVALAYALSRSGMAWAVIALGGYIMGAGEGAIAALIACLVIEVAGLLMGREAVGVLATGGHATAADPAVLVFPHPVPEPLKFAWFADAIRNVDPGKALGTLGSAGNVPLLVVQPLLWAGGAALAGAMKRRDDHPRRALFGLLAVGGAVLVLGAVSTALAAALGSPAGLGAMVVGAAFSLPVALLCVAVWEWVFPPVPITVPEGRPRTATMGAEDADVDELLRLIESAEEELTTKHTTQAVVMITDMKSFSKMTEEEGSFVTAKLIQKHRDLLLPIVTEHGGRGKSTGGDGLVAAFQTPGQAVAAAVRMQRALADYNSSRTTERDMTIRIGIAAGEVVLDKGGRPFIGAALNLAARVMNLADGGQAMTTRPVADAAGGEFRLFSHGRFELKNIAEPIEVIEILYDEAQEPKPPPMDPVT; from the coding sequence GTGGCTCGACGCATCGCCCCCCGTCGCAACGGCGCGTTCCTCGGCTGGATCCGGGCAGCCGTGTTCTTCGCCGTCACCATCGGTGCGCTGAACTCGATGGACTTCTATCCCGGGGGCGTCGACTGGCTGCTCGCGCTGCTTGCCGGCGTCCTGGGCATCTTCTCGCCCGGGCTCGGCGTACTCGCGTTCGTCGTCGCCGCCGCCGTCCCGCTGGCCGCCTCGGACCTCGTCGTCGCCGGCGTCTTCCTCGTGGTGGGGTTCGCCGCCGTGCAGTACCTCGGGCAGTCGGACGCGCGCGCGTTCGTCGTGGTCGCACTCGCCTACGCGCTCTCGAGGTCCGGGATGGCGTGGGCGGTCATCGCGCTCGGCGGCTACATCATGGGCGCGGGTGAGGGCGCGATCGCAGCGCTGATCGCCTGCCTGGTGATCGAGGTGGCAGGGCTGCTGATGGGTCGCGAGGCGGTCGGCGTCCTCGCGACCGGCGGACACGCGACCGCCGCCGACCCGGCGGTGCTCGTCTTCCCGCACCCGGTGCCCGAGCCGCTCAAGTTCGCCTGGTTCGCCGACGCGATCCGCAACGTGGATCCGGGCAAGGCGCTCGGCACGCTCGGGTCGGCCGGCAACGTGCCGCTGCTCGTCGTCCAGCCGCTCCTGTGGGCGGGGGGCGCGGCGCTGGCAGGCGCGATGAAGCGACGCGACGACCACCCGAGGCGGGCGCTGTTCGGACTCCTCGCGGTCGGAGGAGCGGTCCTCGTCCTCGGCGCGGTGAGCACCGCGCTGGCGGCCGCGCTCGGCAGCCCCGCCGGGCTCGGCGCGATGGTCGTGGGCGCCGCCTTCTCCCTCCCGGTCGCGCTGCTGTGCGTCGCGGTGTGGGAGTGGGTCTTCCCGCCGGTGCCCATCACGGTGCCGGAAGGCCGCCCGCGGACTGCCACGATGGGGGCCGAGGACGCGGACGTCGACGAGCTGCTCCGCCTGATCGAGAGCGCCGAGGAGGAGCTGACCACCAAGCACACCACGCAGGCGGTCGTGATGATCACGGACATGAAGTCCTTCTCCAAGATGACCGAGGAGGAAGGGTCGTTCGTCACGGCGAAGCTGATCCAGAAGCATCGCGACCTGCTGCTCCCGATCGTCACGGAGCACGGAGGGCGCGGGAAGTCGACCGGCGGCGACGGGCTGGTGGCAGCGTTCCAGACACCGGGCCAGGCGGTCGCCGCGGCGGTGCGGATGCAGCGGGCGCTCGCGGACTACAACTCGTCGCGCACGACCGAGCGCGACATGACGATCCGCATCGGCATCGCCGCGGGCGAGGTCGTGCTCGACAAGGGCGGCCGGCCGTTCATCGGCGCGGCGCTCAACCTCGCCGCGCGCGTGATGAACCTCGCGGACGGCGGTCAGGCGATGACGACCCGGCCGGTCGCCGACGCCGCGGGAGGCGAGTTCCGCCTCTTCTCGCACGGCAGGTTCGAGCTGAAGAACATCGCCGAGCCGATCGAGGTGATCGAGATCCTCTACGACGAGGCACAGGAGCCGAAGCCGCCGCCGATGGACCCGGTCACGTGA
- the tuf gene encoding elongation factor Tu: MAKQKFERTKPHVNVGTIGHVDHGKTTLTAAITKTLAEKGYADFTPFDQIDKAPEERERGITIAIAHVEYQTDNRHYAHVDCPGHADYVKNMITGAAQMDGAILVVSAADGPMPQTREHILLARQVGVPYIVVYMNKVDMVDDPELLELVEMEVRELLSEYEFPGDDTPIIKGSALKALEGDEEAKKSIWELMDAIDSYIPEPQRDIDKPFLMAIEDVFTITGRGTVATGRVERGIVKVSDEVEIIGIHETKKTVVTGVEMFRKLLDQAQAGDNIGVLLRGIARTEIERGQVLCKPGSVTPHTDFMSQVYILTKEEGGRHTPFFDGYRPQFYFRTTDVTGVAHLPEGTEMVMPGDNIEIRGELIAPIAMEDGLRFAIREGGRTVGSGRVIKILK, encoded by the coding sequence ATGGCGAAGCAGAAGTTCGAGCGCACCAAGCCGCACGTCAACGTAGGTACGATCGGTCACGTCGACCACGGCAAGACCACGCTGACGGCCGCCATCACGAAGACCTTGGCCGAGAAGGGCTACGCGGACTTCACTCCGTTCGACCAGATCGACAAGGCGCCGGAGGAGCGCGAGCGCGGCATCACCATCGCGATCGCGCACGTCGAGTACCAGACCGACAACCGCCACTACGCGCACGTCGACTGCCCGGGCCACGCCGACTACGTCAAGAACATGATCACGGGCGCCGCGCAGATGGACGGCGCCATCCTCGTGGTTTCTGCGGCCGACGGCCCCATGCCCCAGACCCGCGAGCACATCCTGCTCGCCCGCCAGGTGGGCGTGCCCTACATCGTTGTCTACATGAACAAGGTCGACATGGTCGACGACCCCGAGCTCCTCGAGCTGGTCGAGATGGAGGTCCGCGAACTCCTCAGTGAGTACGAGTTCCCGGGCGACGACACCCCGATCATCAAGGGCTCGGCCCTCAAGGCCCTCGAGGGCGACGAGGAGGCTAAGAAGTCGATCTGGGAGCTCATGGACGCGATCGACTCGTACATCCCCGAGCCGCAGCGTGACATCGACAAGCCGTTCCTGATGGCCATCGAGGACGTCTTCACGATCACCGGGCGCGGCACCGTCGCGACCGGCCGTGTCGAGCGCGGCATCGTCAAGGTCAGCGACGAGGTCGAGATCATCGGCATCCACGAGACCAAGAAGACGGTCGTCACGGGCGTCGAGATGTTCCGCAAGCTGCTCGATCAGGCCCAGGCGGGCGACAACATCGGCGTGCTGCTCCGCGGCATCGCCCGCACCGAGATCGAGCGCGGCCAGGTCCTGTGCAAGCCGGGCTCGGTCACCCCGCACACCGACTTCATGAGCCAGGTCTACATCCTGACCAAGGAGGAGGGCGGCCGTCACACCCCGTTCTTCGACGGCTACCGTCCGCAGTTCTACTTCCGCACCACCGACGTGACCGGCGTGGCGCACCTGCCCGAGGGCACCGAGATGGTCATGCCCGGCGACAACATCGAGATCCGCGGCGAGCTCATCGCCCCGATCGCGATGGAGGACGGCCTGCGCTTCGCCATCCGTGAGGGTGGCCGCACGGTCGGCTCGGGCCGCGTCATCAAGATTCTCAAGTAG
- a CDS encoding 50S ribosomal protein L10, with product MVTGATARDTNLPRPPSSTTGAASSLPGGCFGEASGPLGRCGGARATAPRAVRSEGKEGVQKVPTEQKVATIAEIRDKFAGAGGVILVDYRGLTVKEMQGMRAKLREVGAEVRVYKNTLTARALIELEYPSMDEMLEGPTAFVFAGDEPVAPSKAIFDYAKEHKALEVKGGLFEGHVVAAADVKRLASLPSREVLIAQIMGALQSPVRNFMYLCNAPAGALARAFRAVADQKAAA from the coding sequence ATCGTGACCGGCGCGACAGCGCGTGACACGAACCTTCCGCGGCCTCCGTCTTCGACGACGGGGGCCGCGTCGTCTCTTCCGGGCGGATGCTTCGGGGAGGCGAGCGGTCCGCTCGGCCGGTGCGGAGGTGCACGTGCCACCGCACCACGAGCGGTCCGAAGCGAAGGGAAGGAGGGAGTACAGAAAGTGCCGACAGAGCAGAAAGTGGCGACCATCGCCGAGATCCGCGACAAGTTCGCGGGCGCCGGCGGCGTGATCCTCGTTGACTACCGCGGGCTCACGGTCAAGGAGATGCAGGGCATGCGCGCGAAGCTGCGCGAGGTCGGCGCCGAGGTGCGCGTGTACAAGAACACGCTCACCGCGCGCGCACTGATCGAGCTCGAGTACCCGTCGATGGACGAGATGCTCGAGGGTCCGACAGCCTTCGTGTTCGCCGGCGATGAGCCGGTGGCGCCGTCCAAGGCGATCTTCGACTACGCCAAGGAGCACAAGGCGCTCGAGGTCAAGGGCGGGCTGTTCGAAGGTCACGTCGTGGCCGCGGCGGACGTCAAGCGTTTGGCGTCGCTACCGAGCCGCGAGGTCCTCATCGCCCAGATCATGGGTGCGCTCCAGAGCCCGGTCCGCAACTTCATGTACCT
- the rplK gene encoding 50S ribosomal protein L11, whose translation MAKKVIGYIKLQIPAGAANPAPPVGPALGQHQVNIMQFCQAFNNDTASQAGTIIPVEITVYEDRSFTYILKTPPAAVLLRQAAGVEKGSPTPNRLKVATVTRDQVRQIAETKMVDLNANDVDAAMKIIEGTARSMGITVDG comes from the coding sequence GTGGCGAAGAAGGTCATCGGTTACATCAAGCTGCAGATCCCGGCCGGTGCTGCCAACCCGGCGCCGCCCGTGGGTCCCGCCCTCGGCCAGCACCAAGTCAACATCATGCAGTTCTGCCAGGCGTTCAACAACGACACGGCGAGCCAGGCCGGGACCATCATCCCGGTCGAGATCACGGTCTATGAGGACCGCTCGTTCACGTACATCCTCAAGACCCCGCCGGCGGCGGTGCTGCTGCGCCAGGCGGCCGGCGTCGAGAAGGGCTCGCCGACCCCGAACCGCCTGAAGGTCGCGACGGTCACCCGTGACCAGGTGCGCCAGATCGCCGAGACCAAGATGGTCGACCTGAACGCGAACGACGTCGACGCCGCGATGAAGATCATCGAGGGCACCGCGCGTTCGATGGGCATCACGGTCGACGGCTAG
- the rpmG gene encoding 50S ribosomal protein L33, giving the protein MRTLVTLACTECKRRNYTTKKNKQSNPERIEFKKYCKWCRTHTLHKETR; this is encoded by the coding sequence ATGAGGACGCTCGTCACGCTGGCGTGCACCGAGTGCAAGCGCCGCAACTACACGACGAAGAAGAACAAGCAGAGCAACCCCGAGCGCATCGAGTTCAAGAAGTACTGCAAGTGGTGCCGGACCCACACGCTGCACAAGGAGACCCGCTAG
- a CDS encoding DUF3307 domain-containing protein: protein MIWPGWNPCSCAAAATASISCSEQLEKSGTFARNASCAIAALFQERSTVGAPLADPQRCRGVHCSADERHDVTDATDERALFMHNRRGLGCRLGGTMALFLSLYLGHLMADYALQPGALVRAKRESLQGLLLHVGLIGAATALVLWNDVVVQWPLVVMAMGAHFVIEKLTIAARIGTPTRGLFVFLFDQSLHVLSIGLLVWIAGAWTVGGDARLFWMTVSEPTLMAVDGLVTVTLLGSILVFEAAGAFVGDPSHDTTILEWDLPRVLGMAERGVALALAIYAPAAFPGATVALVAAIGLVMPFVPRFAYTATRKDSRERERLLVEGATGLALCVLAYSAYVMVVTVSGA, encoded by the coding sequence ATGATCTGGCCCGGCTGGAACCCGTGCTCCTGCGCCGCGGCGGCGACCGCCTCGATCTCCTGCAGCGAGCAGTTGGAGAAGAGCGGGACCTTCGCGAGGAACGCTTCGTGCGCCATTGCAGCCCTCTTTCAGGAACGTTCGACCGTCGGCGCGCCCCTCGCCGACCCCCAGCGGTGTCGCGGGGTGCATTGTAGCGCAGACGAACGGCACGATGTAACGGACGCCACAGACGAGCGGGCGCTTTTCATGCACAATAGGCGCGGACTCGGCTGCCGTCTCGGAGGGACGATGGCGCTCTTCCTCAGCCTGTACCTCGGGCACCTCATGGCCGACTACGCGTTGCAGCCCGGAGCGCTCGTGCGCGCCAAGCGCGAGTCGCTCCAGGGGCTCCTTCTTCACGTGGGGCTCATCGGAGCGGCGACCGCACTCGTGCTGTGGAACGACGTCGTGGTGCAGTGGCCGCTCGTCGTGATGGCCATGGGCGCGCACTTCGTCATCGAGAAGCTCACGATCGCCGCGCGGATCGGCACACCGACGCGCGGCCTGTTCGTCTTCCTGTTCGACCAGTCACTGCACGTGCTGTCGATAGGGCTGCTCGTGTGGATCGCCGGCGCGTGGACCGTCGGCGGTGACGCCCGCCTGTTCTGGATGACCGTCAGCGAGCCGACGCTGATGGCCGTGGACGGACTGGTGACCGTGACCCTGCTCGGATCCATCCTCGTGTTCGAGGCGGCGGGCGCGTTCGTCGGCGACCCTTCGCACGACACGACCATCCTGGAGTGGGACCTCCCCCGGGTGCTCGGGATGGCGGAGCGCGGCGTGGCGCTCGCGCTCGCGATCTACGCGCCGGCCGCCTTCCCCGGCGCGACGGTCGCCCTGGTCGCCGCCATCGGACTCGTGATGCCGTTCGTGCCGAGGTTCGCGTACACGGCGACCCGCAAGGACTCGCGCGAGCGCGAGCGGCTGCTCGTCGAAGGCGCGACCGGGCTGGCGCTGTGCGTGCTCGCGTACTCGGCCTACGTGATGGTGGTGACGGTCTCCGGCGCGTGA
- the secE gene encoding preprotein translocase subunit SecE, whose protein sequence is MAKAATADAKPAKPAKASKPSKAQGKPNVFVRFVRYLKDVRAEMRRVVWPTRAEVGNSSVVVVTTLAIFIVVIFAFDQVILRIVQMLDKVVK, encoded by the coding sequence ATGGCCAAGGCAGCGACCGCGGATGCCAAGCCGGCCAAGCCGGCGAAGGCGTCCAAGCCGTCCAAGGCGCAGGGCAAGCCGAACGTCTTCGTGCGCTTCGTCCGCTACCTGAAGGACGTGCGCGCGGAGATGAGACGCGTCGTGTGGCCGACCCGCGCTGAGGTGGGCAACTCGAGCGTGGTCGTCGTGACGACACTCGCCATCTTCATCGTGGTGATCTTCGCGTTCGACCAGGTGATCCTGCGGATCGTCCAGATGCTCGACAAGGTGGTCAAGTAG
- a CDS encoding 50S ribosomal protein L1, protein MKHGKKYSAAAEKLDRSKFYSPLAAMRLAKETATATFDETVEAHFRLGIDTRQADQQVRGTVSLPNGTGKTVRVAVFASGEKAKEAEAAGADVVGDDDLIERISGGFLDFDATVATPDMMAKVGKLGKVLGTRGLMPNPKLGTVTMDVARVVGELKAGKVEYRADKFGIAHVAIGKASFTPEALVGNYGAVLEEIVRAKPSSAKGKYLKSITVATTMGPGIKVDTLKVRGLLDEE, encoded by the coding sequence ATGAAGCACGGCAAGAAGTACTCGGCAGCCGCCGAGAAGCTCGACCGGTCGAAGTTCTACTCGCCCCTTGCCGCCATGCGCCTGGCCAAGGAGACGGCGACGGCCACGTTCGACGAGACCGTCGAGGCGCACTTCCGTCTCGGGATCGACACCCGCCAAGCCGACCAGCAGGTCCGCGGCACGGTGTCGCTGCCCAACGGCACCGGCAAGACCGTGCGCGTGGCCGTGTTCGCCTCCGGCGAGAAGGCCAAGGAGGCCGAGGCGGCCGGCGCGGACGTGGTCGGCGACGACGACCTGATCGAGCGCATCTCGGGCGGGTTCCTCGACTTCGACGCCACCGTGGCCACGCCGGACATGATGGCCAAGGTCGGCAAGCTCGGAAAGGTCCTCGGCACCCGCGGCCTCATGCCGAACCCGAAGCTCGGGACGGTCACGATGGACGTCGCGCGCGTGGTCGGCGAGCTGAAGGCCGGCAAGGTCGAGTACCGCGCCGACAAGTTCGGCATCGCGCACGTCGCGATCGGCAAGGCGTCGTTCACGCCCGAGGCGCTCGTGGGCAACTACGGCGCCGTGCTCGAGGAGATCGTGCGAGCCAAGCCGTCGTCGGCCAAGGGCAAGTACCTGAAGTCCATCACCGTCGCCACGACGATGGGACCGGGCATCAAGGTCGACACCCTCAAGGTGCGCGGCCTGCTCGACGAGGAGTAG
- a CDS encoding cyclic nucleotide-binding domain-containing protein, translated as MAHEAFLAKVPLFSNCSLQEIEAVAAAAQEHGFQPGQIIVTQGTPGQAFYMILSGRVEILRDGASLGTFGPGDFFGEMSLLDQAPRSATIRAVEQTSCLMLSSWDFKALLEQHPSIAVKLLEVLSRRLRVADERIGG; from the coding sequence ATGGCGCACGAAGCGTTCCTCGCGAAGGTCCCGCTCTTCTCCAACTGCTCGCTGCAGGAGATCGAGGCGGTCGCCGCCGCGGCGCAGGAGCACGGGTTCCAGCCGGGCCAGATCATCGTGACCCAAGGCACACCCGGCCAGGCTTTCTACATGATCCTGTCCGGCCGGGTCGAGATCCTTCGCGACGGTGCTTCGCTCGGCACCTTCGGTCCCGGGGACTTCTTCGGCGAGATGTCGCTGCTCGACCAAGCGCCCCGCTCCGCGACCATCCGCGCGGTCGAGCAGACTTCGTGCCTCATGCTGTCGAGCTGGGACTTCAAGGCCCTGCTCGAGCAGCACCCGTCCATCGCAGTGAAGCTGCTCGAAGTGCTCAGCCGGCGCCTGAGGGTCGCCGACGAGCGCATAGGCGGGTAG